The following are encoded together in the Bradyrhizobium genosp. L genome:
- a CDS encoding sigma-54-dependent transcriptional regulator: protein MAATILIADDDAVQRRLVENMVQKCGYEPLVVDSGDAAVSALTAPEARTIDAVVLDLVMPGLDGLGVLAKIREAGLTVPVIVQTAHGGIDNVVSAMRAGAQDFVVKPVGFERLQVSLRNALNASALKGELQRIRHSREGRLTFSDIITRSEAMTGVLRTAQKAAASTIPVLIEGESGVGKELFARAIHGSSERKAKPFVAVNCGAIPDNLVESILFGHEKGAFTGATERHQGKFVEAHGGTLFLDEVGELPLATQVKLLRALQEGTVEAVGGRKPVKVDVRIISATNRKLLDLVKGGQFREDLFYRLHVLPLTIPALRQRREDIPHLLRHFLARFCAEENRNITGISGEAMAHLSQLDWPGNIRQLENTVYRAVVMSDGDQLALADFPQVTAHPIPEAKSLQSEPLVVSPSTAPAMNSGNEIPATSLPMAGGLAMLNASGEVRPLEDLENEIIRFAISHYRGQMSEVARRLKIGRSTLYRKLDEAAAGARTSEAS from the coding sequence ATGGCTGCCACCATTTTGATCGCCGATGACGACGCCGTACAGCGCCGATTGGTCGAAAACATGGTGCAGAAATGCGGCTATGAGCCCCTCGTCGTCGATTCCGGCGACGCCGCGGTGTCCGCATTGACCGCACCCGAAGCGCGAACGATCGATGCCGTCGTGCTCGACCTCGTGATGCCCGGCCTCGACGGTCTCGGTGTCCTCGCAAAGATCCGTGAAGCTGGTTTGACCGTCCCGGTCATCGTGCAGACCGCGCATGGCGGCATCGACAATGTGGTCTCGGCAATGCGCGCCGGCGCCCAGGATTTCGTGGTCAAGCCGGTCGGCTTCGAGCGGCTTCAGGTCTCGCTGCGCAACGCCCTCAACGCCTCGGCGCTGAAGGGCGAATTGCAGCGCATCCGGCACAGCCGCGAGGGCCGGCTGACTTTCTCCGACATCATCACCCGCAGCGAGGCCATGACCGGCGTGCTGCGCACCGCGCAGAAGGCGGCGGCCTCGACGATTCCCGTGCTGATCGAGGGTGAATCCGGCGTCGGCAAGGAATTGTTCGCGCGCGCCATCCACGGCAGCAGCGAGCGCAAGGCCAAGCCGTTCGTCGCGGTGAACTGCGGCGCAATCCCCGACAACCTTGTCGAATCGATCCTGTTCGGCCACGAGAAGGGCGCCTTCACCGGTGCCACCGAGCGCCACCAAGGCAAGTTCGTCGAAGCCCATGGCGGCACCCTGTTCCTCGACGAGGTCGGCGAACTGCCGCTCGCCACCCAGGTCAAGCTGCTGCGCGCGCTGCAGGAAGGCACCGTGGAAGCGGTCGGCGGACGCAAACCGGTCAAGGTCGATGTCCGCATCATCTCGGCGACCAACCGCAAGCTGCTCGATCTCGTGAAGGGCGGCCAGTTCCGCGAGGACCTGTTCTACCGCCTGCACGTGCTGCCGCTGACCATTCCGGCGCTGCGGCAGCGGCGCGAGGACATTCCGCACCTGCTGCGGCATTTCCTGGCGCGGTTCTGCGCCGAGGAGAACCGCAACATCACCGGCATCAGCGGCGAGGCGATGGCGCATCTTTCGCAGCTCGACTGGCCCGGCAACATCCGCCAGCTCGAGAACACGGTCTATCGCGCCGTGGTGATGAGCGACGGCGATCAGCTCGCGCTGGCCGATTTCCCGCAGGTCACCGCGCATCCGATTCCGGAAGCGAAGTCGCTGCAAAGCGAGCCGCTGGTGGTGTCGCCCTCCACCGCGCCGGCCATGAACTCCGGTAACGAAATACCCGCGACGTCTCTGCCGATGGCCGGTGGCCTCGCGATGCTCAATGCCTCCGGCGAGGTCCGCCCGCTGGAAGATCTGGAGAACGAGATCATCCGCTTCGCGATTTCGCACTACCGTGGCCAGATGTCGGAGGTCGCGCGCCGGCTGAAGATCGGCCGCTCGACGCTCTACCGCAAGCTCGACGAGGCCGCGGCGGGCGCTCGCACCAGCGAGGCCAGCTAG
- a CDS encoding L,D-transpeptidase family protein, producing the protein MRDCSNNRRGYDRVLMTIAATFLAVSASSANAQDTSRSSAAELAIDAAIPRPEPANVPPPTASDFKADTTAALPAKPADAKPADVQATEAKPVDAKTTDAKTTDAKTIEAKPAEPSATAKAAEPKPADVATAPADGKPADTPKTDTAVAPPAAVPAPATAAAPAAAPAPATAAAPAAEPVKAASSVPTEDQPVADKLRDLFAGKTLRSFDRKVERAAAEKFYSARDYAPVFTQAGKLTDAGKGVIARLKDAASDGLDPAEYPVPDFTAATSPDALADAELKLAASMLEYARQAQSGRMHWSQVSADILYPEHPIDPAEVFANVTTAKDASAALDSYNPPQKLYKELKKKLAELRGQGDGPVITIADGPALKYVPARGKKQAAVEMDDPRVPDLRNKLGVTEDASSTKYDATVARAVEKFQSSVDMKPSGVLDERTVKALNNPKRDRQIDTVLVNMERWRWLPRQLGAGNIGNAYVILNIPDYTLKVMQNGAQVWTTRVVTGKPGQHATPLLTETMKYITVNPTWNVPPSIIYNEYLPALQQDPTVLQRMGLKLERNRDGSVHISQPPGEANALGRIRFNFPNKFLVYQHDTPDKYLFAKEERAYSHGCMRVQNPDQYASVLLNITEPNQHYTPERIRSMYGTSEVDLKFPTPIPVNITYQTAFVDDAGKLQFRKDVYGRDATMLSLLKNTHGKDLEAVVAHAQPSYARPPAGSLPSSVYASDSSGGPSGPGFFERLFGGGFNQPAPQPTRRGQPQPRRVITR; encoded by the coding sequence ATGCGTGACTGTTCGAACAACCGTCGGGGCTATGACCGCGTATTGATGACGATCGCGGCAACTTTCCTCGCGGTGTCCGCATCATCGGCCAACGCACAGGACACATCACGCAGCAGCGCTGCCGAACTCGCGATCGACGCCGCGATCCCGCGCCCCGAACCCGCCAACGTGCCGCCGCCCACCGCAAGCGATTTCAAGGCCGACACGACCGCCGCGCTGCCCGCGAAGCCGGCTGATGCCAAGCCGGCCGACGTGCAGGCGACCGAAGCCAAGCCGGTCGATGCCAAGACGACCGATGCCAAGACGACCGATGCCAAGACGATCGAAGCCAAGCCGGCCGAGCCGAGCGCGACGGCCAAGGCCGCCGAGCCGAAGCCCGCCGATGTTGCCACCGCGCCCGCCGACGGCAAACCTGCCGATACGCCGAAGACCGACACTGCGGTCGCGCCGCCTGCGGCTGTGCCCGCCCCGGCGACGGCCGCGGCCCCCGCAGCGGCTCCGGCGCCCGCGACCGCCGCTGCTCCGGCAGCCGAGCCGGTGAAGGCCGCGAGCAGTGTCCCCACCGAGGATCAGCCTGTCGCCGACAAGCTGCGCGATCTGTTCGCCGGCAAGACGCTGCGCAGCTTCGACCGCAAGGTCGAGCGCGCGGCGGCCGAGAAATTCTATTCGGCCCGCGACTACGCGCCGGTGTTCACGCAAGCCGGCAAGCTGACCGACGCCGGCAAGGGCGTGATCGCACGGCTGAAGGATGCCGCCTCCGATGGCCTCGATCCGGCCGAATATCCGGTGCCGGATTTCACCGCGGCGACCTCGCCGGACGCGCTGGCCGATGCCGAGCTCAAGCTCGCCGCCAGCATGCTGGAATATGCGCGCCAGGCGCAGAGCGGCCGCATGCACTGGTCGCAGGTGTCGGCCGACATCCTCTATCCGGAGCATCCGATCGATCCGGCCGAAGTGTTCGCCAATGTCACCACGGCCAAGGACGCATCCGCCGCGCTCGACAGCTACAACCCGCCGCAGAAGCTCTACAAGGAGCTGAAGAAGAAGCTCGCCGAGCTGCGCGGCCAGGGCGACGGCCCGGTCATCACGATCGCCGACGGCCCCGCACTGAAATACGTGCCCGCGCGCGGCAAGAAGCAGGCCGCGGTCGAGATGGACGATCCGCGCGTGCCGGATCTGCGCAACAAGCTCGGCGTCACCGAGGATGCCAGCAGCACCAAATATGACGCGACGGTCGCGCGCGCGGTGGAGAAGTTCCAGAGCAGCGTCGATATGAAGCCATCAGGCGTGCTCGACGAGCGCACGGTCAAGGCGCTGAACAACCCGAAGCGCGACCGGCAGATCGACACCGTGCTCGTCAACATGGAGCGCTGGCGCTGGCTGCCGCGCCAGCTTGGCGCCGGCAATATTGGCAATGCCTATGTCATCCTCAACATCCCCGACTACACGTTGAAGGTGATGCAGAACGGCGCGCAGGTCTGGACCACGCGCGTCGTGACCGGCAAGCCCGGCCAGCATGCCACGCCGCTTTTGACCGAGACGATGAAGTACATCACGGTCAACCCGACCTGGAACGTGCCGCCGTCGATCATCTACAACGAGTATCTGCCGGCGTTGCAGCAGGATCCGACGGTGCTGCAGCGGATGGGGCTGAAGCTCGAGCGCAACCGCGACGGCTCGGTGCACATCTCGCAGCCGCCGGGTGAAGCCAACGCGCTCGGCCGCATCCGCTTCAACTTCCCGAACAAGTTCCTGGTCTATCAGCACGACACGCCGGACAAGTACCTGTTCGCCAAGGAAGAGCGCGCCTACAGCCACGGCTGCATGCGCGTGCAGAACCCGGACCAGTACGCCTCCGTGCTGCTCAACATCACCGAGCCGAACCAGCACTACACGCCGGAGCGGATCCGCAGCATGTACGGCACGAGCGAGGTCGACCTGAAATTCCCGACCCCGATCCCGGTCAACATCACCTATCAGACCGCGTTCGTGGACGATGCCGGCAAGCTGCAATTCCGCAAGGACGTCTACGGCCGCGACGCCACCATGCTGTCGCTGCTCAAGAACACCCACGGCAAGGATCTCGAGGCCGTGGTCGCGCATGCGCAGCCGAGCTACGCGCGTCCGCCGGCCGGCAGCCTGCCCTCCAGCGTCTACGCCAGCGACAGCAGCGGCGGGCCCTCCGGGCCGGGCTTCTTCGAGCGTCTGTTCGGGGGTGGATTCAACCAGCCGGCGCCGCAGCCGACCCGTCGCGGCCAGCCGCAGCCCCGCCGCGTGATCACCCGTTAA
- a CDS encoding DUF882 domain-containing protein has protein sequence MLAVLARRFNSLSLPKAGYQVGLTSLLLLAQAGTVHDASALNETRTLSFHHTHSNEDLTVTFKRDGRYDEAALKQLNHYLRDWRNQDETVMDRHLFDILWEVYRDVGGKQPIQIISSYRSPSTNAMLRRRSSGVARHSQHMLGHAMDFFIPGVPLEQIRFAGLRLQRGGVGFYPTSGSPFVHLDTGSIRHWPRMTHDQLARVFPDGRTVHIPTDGTPLKGYQLAKADIERRGNGDDAATISKPSVFAKLFGSKSNEDDEEAGASVNDTPAANPVVAAAIPAKSADPVPMPRAKPQIAAAIQLAAADAQLIPAPKAKPQVQDADRSAKPQSPTDIINARGFWGDDAATPKQASAAQVAALKAREAVAAADPQTTATATENFNKALAYAPASSSPVDRANIVAASAPIPHSVRPTRNAAAAATEINTVVAKGAPGQGVITTSARISAAKGNDVWMRVVMLAPSASSGMLTTVLGDTDMSLMRAHFIKPLAAVAMTFSEDPMMGMTCDRFSGSATATLQTQPFLTASLR, from the coding sequence GTGCTGGCTGTCCTCGCACGCCGCTTCAATTCGCTATCGTTGCCGAAGGCCGGATACCAAGTCGGCCTGACGTCGCTATTGCTGCTGGCGCAAGCCGGAACGGTGCACGATGCGAGCGCGCTGAACGAGACCCGCACCCTCTCCTTCCACCACACCCATTCCAACGAAGATCTCACGGTCACCTTCAAGCGCGATGGCCGCTACGACGAAGCCGCGCTGAAGCAGCTCAATCACTATCTGCGCGACTGGCGCAACCAGGATGAGACGGTGATGGACCGTCATTTGTTCGACATCCTCTGGGAAGTCTATCGCGACGTCGGCGGCAAGCAGCCGATCCAGATCATCTCGTCGTACCGTTCCCCCTCCACCAACGCCATGCTGCGTCGCCGCTCCTCGGGCGTGGCGCGCCACAGCCAGCACATGCTGGGGCATGCGATGGACTTCTTCATCCCGGGCGTGCCGCTGGAGCAGATCCGCTTCGCCGGTCTGCGGCTACAGCGCGGCGGCGTCGGCTTCTATCCGACCTCCGGCTCGCCGTTCGTCCATCTCGACACCGGCAGCATCCGGCACTGGCCGCGCATGACGCATGACCAGTTGGCGCGGGTGTTCCCGGATGGCCGCACCGTCCATATCCCGACCGACGGCACGCCGCTGAAGGGCTACCAGCTCGCCAAGGCCGACATCGAACGCCGCGGCAATGGCGACGACGCCGCGACGATCAGCAAGCCAAGCGTGTTCGCCAAGCTGTTTGGCAGCAAGTCCAATGAGGACGACGAGGAAGCCGGCGCCAGCGTGAACGACACGCCCGCGGCCAACCCCGTGGTTGCGGCCGCCATTCCGGCCAAATCCGCCGATCCCGTTCCGATGCCGCGCGCAAAGCCGCAGATCGCAGCTGCGATCCAGCTCGCCGCGGCCGATGCCCAGCTCATCCCGGCTCCGAAGGCCAAGCCGCAGGTCCAGGACGCCGACCGCAGCGCGAAGCCGCAGTCGCCGACCGACATCATCAACGCCCGCGGCTTCTGGGGTGACGATGCGGCTACGCCGAAGCAGGCGTCGGCGGCCCAGGTCGCGGCGCTGAAGGCCCGCGAGGCGGTTGCTGCCGCCGATCCGCAGACCACGGCGACCGCGACGGAAAACTTCAACAAGGCGCTCGCCTACGCGCCGGCGTCATCCTCGCCGGTCGACCGCGCCAATATCGTCGCGGCATCCGCGCCGATCCCGCACAGCGTGCGCCCGACCCGCAATGCTGCCGCTGCCGCCACCGAGATCAACACCGTCGTCGCCAAGGGCGCGCCGGGCCAGGGCGTGATCACCACGTCGGCGCGGATTTCGGCCGCCAAGGGCAACGACGTCTGGATGCGCGTCGTGATGCTGGCGCCGAGCGCGAGCAGCGGCATGCTGACCACGGTGCTCGGCGATACCGACATGAGCCTGATGCGCGCGCATTTCATCAAGCCGCTCGCCGCCGTCGCGATGACCTTCTCGGAAGATCCGATGATGGGCATGACCTGCGACCGCTTCTCGGGCTCGGCCACCGCAACGCTGCAGACCCAGCCGTTCCTCACCGCCTCGCTGCGCTGA